One window of the Archangium primigenium genome contains the following:
- a CDS encoding sugar ABC transporter substrate-binding protein, with the protein MLLTPACKDNKETASASGSAAPNKPAGAKIALLLPESKTSRYESHDRPHFERKVKELCPDCQVIYSNADQDASKQQNQAEAALTNGAQVLVLDPVDAASASAIVARARQSKVLVISYDRLVAQADVDYYISFDNEKVGKLQGQALADKLKADGKADGTIVVINGSPTDSNAAMFKAGAHSVLDASGAKIGAEYDTPDWSPDKAQQQMEQAITQLGKDKIVGVYAANDGTAGGAIAAMKAAGIKPLPPVTGQDAELAGIQRVVAGEQYMTVYKAIKAEAEAAAELAVTLARGGQPAADKVNGKVNNGMKDVPSVLLQPVSVTRDNVKTTVVADGFWTTAQICDASFKDACTQAQLQ; encoded by the coding sequence ATGCTCCTGACCCCCGCCTGCAAGGACAACAAGGAGACGGCCTCGGCGAGCGGGTCCGCCGCGCCGAACAAGCCGGCGGGGGCGAAGATCGCCCTGCTGCTGCCCGAGTCCAAGACGTCGCGCTATGAGTCGCACGACCGTCCGCACTTCGAGCGCAAGGTGAAGGAGCTGTGCCCGGACTGTCAGGTCATCTACAGCAACGCGGACCAGGACGCCTCCAAGCAGCAGAACCAGGCCGAGGCGGCGCTGACCAACGGCGCCCAGGTGCTCGTGCTGGACCCCGTGGACGCGGCGTCGGCGTCGGCCATCGTGGCGCGCGCGCGTCAGTCCAAGGTGCTGGTCATCAGCTACGACCGGCTCGTGGCCCAGGCGGACGTGGACTACTACATCTCCTTCGACAACGAGAAGGTGGGCAAGCTGCAGGGCCAGGCGCTCGCGGACAAGCTCAAGGCGGACGGCAAGGCGGACGGCACCATCGTGGTCATCAACGGCTCGCCCACCGACAGCAACGCGGCCATGTTCAAGGCCGGCGCGCACAGCGTGCTGGACGCGAGCGGCGCGAAGATTGGCGCCGAGTACGACACGCCGGACTGGAGCCCGGACAAGGCGCAGCAGCAGATGGAGCAGGCCATCACCCAGCTGGGCAAGGACAAGATCGTGGGCGTGTACGCGGCCAATGACGGCACCGCGGGCGGCGCCATCGCGGCGATGAAGGCCGCGGGCATCAAGCCCCTGCCCCCCGTGACGGGCCAGGACGCGGAGCTCGCCGGCATCCAGCGCGTGGTCGCCGGGGAGCAGTACATGACGGTCTACAAGGCCATCAAGGCCGAGGCCGAGGCGGCCGCCGAGCTCGCGGTGACGCTCGCGCGCGGGGGCCAGCCCGCGGCGGACAAGGTGAACGGCAAGGTGAACAACGGCATGAAGGACGTGCCCTCCGTGCTGCTCCAGCCCGTGTCGGTGACGCGCGACAACGTGAAGACGACCGTGGTGGCCGACGGCTTCTGGACGACGGCGCAGATCTGCGACGCCTCGTTCAAGGACGCCTGCACCCAGGCGCAGCTGCAGTAA
- a CDS encoding 2'-5' RNA ligase family protein: MDPLILTLRLDARSFAFFDDLRREHFPARLNHLSAHLTLFHHLPGEARERIEADLRALAPALPLSLRVTGLRSLGRGVAFELMSSELSALRAGLARRWAPWLTPQDRQGFRPHVTVQNKTTTEAARALRAELTARFTPFTARGEGLLLWRYLGGPWERVVDIPFAPGLAGLEPPSESFG, translated from the coding sequence ATGGATCCCCTCATCCTGACGCTGCGGCTGGACGCGCGGAGCTTCGCCTTCTTCGATGACTTGCGCCGGGAGCACTTCCCCGCGCGGCTCAACCACCTGTCCGCCCACCTCACGCTGTTCCACCACCTGCCGGGCGAGGCCCGCGAGCGCATCGAAGCGGACCTGCGCGCGCTGGCCCCCGCGCTGCCCCTGTCCCTGCGCGTGACGGGCCTGCGCTCGTTGGGGCGGGGGGTGGCCTTCGAGCTCATGTCCTCGGAGCTGTCCGCCCTGCGCGCGGGTCTGGCGCGCCGCTGGGCCCCCTGGCTCACGCCCCAGGATCGCCAGGGCTTCCGTCCGCACGTCACCGTGCAGAACAAGACGACCACGGAGGCGGCGCGGGCCCTGCGCGCGGAGCTCACCGCGCGCTTCACGCCGTTCACCGCGCGCGGCGAGGGCCTGCTGCTGTGGCGCTACCTGGGCGGCCCCTGGGAGCGGGTGGTGGACATCCCCTTCGCGCCGGGGCTCGCCGGACTGGAGCCCCCGAGCGAGAGCTTCGGCTGA